In a single window of the Bacteroidota bacterium genome:
- a CDS encoding transposase — MPGTFSQLYIQVVFAVKFRENLIAKSWKDDLHKYISGIITNKEQKSIIVNGMPDHIHVFIGLSP, encoded by the coding sequence ATGCCAGGTACATTTTCACAATTATACATTCAAGTTGTTTTCGCTGTAAAATTCAGAGAAAATCTTATTGCAAAATCATGGAAAGATGATTTGCATAAATACATTTCAGGCATCATTACAAATAAAGAGCAAAAATCAATTATTGTTAATGGAATGCCCGACCATATACATGTCTTTATTGGATTGAGCCC